A genome region from Anaerolineales bacterium includes the following:
- the xylA gene encoding xylose isomerase, giving the protein MHDGYEPKPEHKFTFGLWTVGNTGRDPFGEPVRSPLSPAELVHMLAEVGAYGVNLHDNDLVPIDATPSERDNIVAAFKQVLEATGLVVPMATTNLFSDPAFKDGAFSANDPRVRAYALQKTMRAIDLGVELGATIYVFWGGREGTETDAAKDPITAIKRTREAMNFLCAYVLDRGYDLRFALESKPNEPRGDIYNSTTGHMLAFIESLDHPEMVGVNPEVAHEHMAGLNFVHSVAQAMERQKLFHIDLNDQAFGRYDQDFRFGAVNLKSAFFLVKLLEDYGYSGNRHFDAHAYRTEDYEGVKDFARGCMRTYLILKAKAAQFGRDAEIQALLAEITAKDEEMNALSGIYSAKKAKDLKAFAFDRQSMGGRGLKYERLDQLTVELIMGVR; this is encoded by the coding sequence ATGCATGACGGATATGAACCGAAGCCCGAACACAAGTTCACCTTCGGCCTGTGGACGGTCGGCAACACCGGCCGCGACCCCTTTGGCGAGCCCGTCCGTTCGCCCCTGTCGCCGGCCGAGCTGGTGCACATGCTGGCCGAGGTCGGGGCCTACGGTGTCAACCTGCATGACAACGACCTGGTGCCGATCGACGCAACGCCGAGTGAGCGCGACAACATCGTCGCGGCATTCAAACAGGTGCTAGAAGCGACGGGGCTCGTCGTGCCCATGGCCACCACTAACCTGTTCTCGGATCCAGCTTTCAAGGACGGCGCCTTCAGCGCCAATGACCCTCGCGTGCGTGCCTATGCCCTTCAGAAGACGATGCGCGCCATCGATCTGGGCGTGGAATTGGGCGCCACAATCTACGTCTTCTGGGGCGGCCGGGAAGGAACTGAAACCGATGCGGCGAAAGACCCGATCACGGCCATCAAACGCACTCGCGAGGCGATGAACTTCCTCTGCGCCTACGTCCTCGACAGGGGCTATGACTTGAGGTTCGCCCTGGAGTCAAAACCCAATGAGCCGCGCGGCGACATCTACAACTCGACGACGGGCCACATGCTGGCCTTCATCGAAAGCCTGGACCACCCTGAGATGGTCGGCGTAAACCCCGAAGTTGCCCACGAGCACATGGCCGGGCTCAATTTCGTGCACAGCGTGGCCCAGGCCATGGAGCGCCAGAAGCTCTTCCACATTGACCTCAACGATCAGGCCTTCGGCCGGTACGACCAGGATTTCCGCTTCGGTGCGGTCAACCTCAAGAGCGCCTTCTTCCTCGTCAAGCTGCTTGAGGACTACGGCTATTCAGGCAACCGCCACTTCGACGCACACGCTTATCGCACGGAAGACTACGAGGGTGTCAAAGACTTTGCACGAGGCTGCATGCGCACCTACCTGATTCTGAAGGCGAAGGCGGCCCAGTTCGGACGAGATGCAGAGATCCAGGCGCTGCTGGCGGAGATCACGGCCAAGGATGAGGAGATGAATGCACTCTCCGGCATCTACTCCGCCAAGAAAGCCAAGGATCTGAAGGCCTTCGCCTTCGACAGGCAGTCGATGGGAGGACGCGGCTTGAAGTACGAGCGACTTGATCAACTGACCGTCGAGCTGATCATGGGCGTGCGCTAG
- a CDS encoding DUF4380 domain-containing protein: protein MNRVELNGIDCLEIANEHLSLLATVSVGPRILSLKASAGENLFAVLPQATLDCPGGGLFHFYGGHRLWHAPEDPCTTYQPDDSPVRLEPIEDGVRLVQDAQPRIFLEKTIEIRLASGSPKVWVRHIVANRGADSHRLAPWAITQFRPGGVAVLPQATRWVDNKLVLPNRSIALWPYTDLKSGFIDLGNETILVHARMRDGMLKIGFPNPAGWMAYWIDGSLFVKRAAFRPGAEYLDLGSSSECYCDPRFLELETLGPVVQLHPGSSVEHVEAWTVHQDVRWTDDLAEIRSVVAEG, encoded by the coding sequence ATGAACCGAGTTGAGCTCAACGGAATTGACTGCCTCGAGATCGCCAATGAGCACCTGTCCCTGCTGGCGACGGTCTCCGTCGGGCCGCGGATTCTGTCCCTGAAGGCCTCTGCCGGCGAAAACTTGTTTGCTGTGCTGCCGCAGGCGACGTTGGATTGCCCCGGCGGCGGCCTGTTCCATTTCTACGGCGGCCATCGCCTCTGGCACGCGCCCGAGGACCCCTGTACCACCTACCAGCCGGATGACTCACCGGTGCGCCTCGAGCCGATCGAGGACGGCGTGCGGCTTGTCCAGGATGCCCAGCCGAGGATATTCCTTGAGAAGACGATTGAAATCCGGCTGGCGAGCGGATCGCCGAAGGTCTGGGTCCGACATATCGTTGCCAACCGAGGAGCTGATTCGCACCGCCTAGCGCCCTGGGCGATCACGCAGTTCAGACCCGGTGGCGTGGCCGTCCTTCCGCAGGCTACGCGTTGGGTGGACAACAAGCTCGTCCTGCCCAATCGCTCGATCGCCCTCTGGCCGTACACCGACCTCAAGAGTGGCTTCATCGACCTAGGAAACGAAACGATCCTCGTTCATGCCAGAATGAGGGATGGCATGCTCAAGATCGGGTTCCCCAATCCGGCAGGGTGGATGGCCTACTGGATCGATGGCTCGTTGTTCGTCAAGCGCGCCGCCTTCCGTCCAGGGGCGGAGTACCTCGACCTGGGGAGCTCGAGCGAGTGCTATTGTGACCCGCGCTTCCTGGAACTGGAAACGCTGGGGCCGGTCGTGCAGCTTCATCCAGGATCCAGCGTCGAGCATGTCGAAGCATGGACGGTTCACCAAGACGTTCGATGGACGGACGACCTGGCGGAAATCCGCTCGGTCGTCGCAGAGGGATAG